A single region of the Bacteroidota bacterium genome encodes:
- a CDS encoding PorP/SprF family type IX secretion system membrane protein, producing the protein MNFSGLHAQDLRYGHWHASETMFNPAFTGSSGQPRVILNFRDQWPDMPQSYVSYRAAFDAYVEPIRSGIGLFINQDNQGDGVLQSTEIGAQYMYQARIAYSWALNFGMQFSYNQIRLNWQDLQFFDQINLLYGFNDVFGNPNPTAELTPGSLTQGYTDLGAGAVLYSDKMYVGLGVSHLTTPKVSFYNNAASVIPMGFSGQAGVFFGGGKKDALVVNPYALFSTQKGFSQLQTGIYVKKSIILGGFAVKHNTSNLSDVMFLAGLSKGMLKFAYSYDVSVGPLAGLSGGAHEVSLMLTFKDNPDRSKKNSQKSMLDCPSVL; encoded by the coding sequence TTGAATTTTTCGGGTTTACATGCGCAGGATCTCCGATATGGGCATTGGCATGCAAGTGAAACCATGTTTAATCCGGCCTTTACCGGCTCGTCGGGGCAACCACGGGTAATATTGAATTTTCGTGACCAATGGCCGGATATGCCACAGTCTTATGTTTCTTACCGTGCGGCTTTTGATGCTTATGTCGAGCCAATTCGAAGTGGTATCGGACTGTTTATAAATCAGGATAATCAGGGCGATGGGGTGCTTCAATCCACCGAAATCGGCGCACAGTATATGTATCAGGCACGAATCGCCTACAGTTGGGCACTAAATTTCGGGATGCAGTTTTCTTATAATCAGATTCGCCTAAACTGGCAGGATTTGCAGTTTTTCGACCAAATCAACCTTTTATACGGTTTTAATGATGTTTTCGGCAATCCTAATCCGACAGCAGAGCTTACTCCCGGCAGTCTCACCCAGGGTTACACCGATTTAGGTGCCGGGGCAGTTTTATACAGCGATAAAATGTATGTAGGGCTGGGCGTTTCGCACCTCACAACACCAAAAGTAAGTTTTTATAACAACGCGGCGAGTGTCATTCCGATGGGCTTTTCGGGTCAGGCAGGTGTGTTTTTTGGGGGTGGAAAGAAGGATGCGCTGGTAGTGAACCCTTACGCGCTGTTTTCTACACAAAAGGGTTTTAGTCAGCTGCAGACTGGCATTTACGTTAAAAAAAGTATCATTTTGGGCGGATTTGCGGTTAAACACAATACTTCGAACCTCAGCGACGTTATGTTCCTCGCAGGTTTGAGTAAAGGAATGCTCAAATTTGCCTACAGCTATGATGTGAGTGTGGGACCACTTGCCGGACTATCCGGAGGGGCGCACGAAGTATCATTAATGTTGACTTTTAAGGACAATCCGGACAGGTCGAAAAAGAATAGTCAAAAAAGTATGCTTGATTGTCCTTCTGTGTTATGA
- the porU gene encoding type IX secretion system sortase PorU, with protein sequence MDRTLNWSAELRPFSNLDQQYGESLQFEGAGYQFINNIILPEYGESFPVTGTAAITVKLENAVYELIEIADSKKLAGMRLQLSNQVEIKYQIGYAQKQPLLDVHFVPLRLNNTTGNIEKLVQFKLVITTSGANNYKTTDENEFAEGSVLAAGSWYKISVKKEGVFKIDRDWLNSNGITGTISFSTFGVFGNGGGMLPESNAGFRYDDLQENAIYKFDANANGFFDDGDYIYFFGQAPHRWYYNETTNRYAHANNIYSDQTYYFITTDQGSGKFIQNKTSDGTENILTTEYDVLAFTDNDKINLLNSGRKWYSEIIDIYNPDRTYNFTLPNLITTTPVTIRSSAAGASLSGSTILKFDANGVPLPSNIVISELVAGFNETYAYESAIETAFSSSSENIAIHVEFSGSSVNTAWMNYIELLGRGKLMYDNAQLYFRDQSTIAPGNITKYSITSGTDVTIWDVTDQINVKNQIFSSEGSNVIFTAKSDSLRQFIAFKSGDVFSGNDITFEETVANQNLHNIAYQPDYVIVAHPTFLSEARRLAGFHHDTQGLDTMVVNIYTIYNEFSSGAQDISAIRDMMRMFYERAGGDTELMPRYLLLFGDASFDFRYLAFDDEKNTLKVPNYESGESLSRGVSYGTDDFFGFLDPTEGDNIEDTAEKLDIGIGRLPVVTAEEATQMVDKILHYKSTESLGSWRNGLCFLADDEDYNQHVKDADLLAKMIDEDYPVYNIDKIYFDSYQQIPGAGGERYPEVETNINNKIYSGAFIMNYLGHGNEQNWAQERVLSVDDINTWDNYDKLPLFITATCSFSRYDNPDLRSAGELVLMNPTGGGIALVTTVRLVYASGNYDLNRNLLTQLFIKIDGQYPALGDAVKKGKNAVTTGATNNRKFILLGDPALVLNYPKFNVTTKTVNGFDVAIYTDTLKALDKVVITGEVTDEGGIKLSSFNGTVYPAVYDKPITINNLVNDPTFSGVGGYGPSQPFSFELQKNALYKGKASVTNGEFQFTFIVPKDISYSYGAGKLSYYADNGLDDANGYNSNVIIGGTADNAPTDVAGPLVDVYMNDETFVFGGLTDENPVLLIKLIDSSGINALGNAVGHDITATLDDDQQTTLKLNEYYESDLDKYQSGSVAYPLADVAEGRHTVTVKAWDVYNNSGDGYTEFVVAATADLALSHVLNYPNPFTTSTSFWFEHNRPGDVLDVKVEIFTVSGKRIKTIQQQVSTEGYRVDNIEWDGLDDYGDNIGKGVYIYKITVRSTSDNSKANEFQKLVILK encoded by the coding sequence GTGGATCGAACACTCAATTGGTCAGCCGAATTACGTCCGTTTTCCAATCTTGACCAGCAATACGGCGAATCGTTGCAGTTTGAGGGCGCCGGCTATCAGTTCATCAACAATATTATTTTGCCGGAATACGGTGAGTCTTTTCCCGTTACCGGAACTGCTGCCATAACCGTAAAACTGGAAAATGCTGTTTACGAACTCATTGAAATTGCCGACAGTAAAAAACTTGCCGGTATGCGTTTGCAGTTAAGCAATCAGGTTGAAATAAAATATCAAATCGGATATGCACAAAAACAACCTTTACTTGATGTACATTTTGTTCCGCTGCGTTTAAATAATACCACCGGAAATATTGAAAAATTAGTGCAGTTTAAATTAGTAATCACTACATCCGGCGCCAATAATTATAAAACAACCGATGAAAATGAATTTGCAGAAGGTTCGGTTTTAGCAGCAGGAAGCTGGTATAAAATCAGTGTAAAAAAAGAAGGTGTTTTTAAAATTGACCGCGACTGGTTAAACAGTAATGGCATTACCGGAACAATTTCGTTCAGCACATTTGGTGTTTTCGGAAATGGTGGTGGCATGTTACCTGAATCAAATGCAGGTTTTCGTTACGACGATTTACAGGAAAATGCCATCTATAAATTTGATGCCAATGCAAATGGTTTTTTTGATGATGGCGACTATATTTATTTTTTCGGACAGGCGCCGCATCGCTGGTATTATAATGAAACAACAAACCGTTATGCACACGCCAATAATATATATTCAGATCAAACGTATTATTTTATAACAACAGATCAGGGCTCTGGAAAATTTATTCAAAATAAAACATCTGATGGAACAGAAAATATTCTCACCACCGAATATGATGTTTTGGCTTTTACCGATAACGATAAAATTAATTTGCTAAACTCAGGCAGAAAATGGTATAGTGAAATAATAGATATTTATAATCCCGACCGCACTTATAATTTTACGTTGCCGAATTTAATTACCACTACACCCGTAACAATTCGCTCAAGCGCAGCCGGGGCAAGCCTTTCGGGTTCTACCATTTTAAAATTTGATGCCAATGGCGTTCCGTTGCCAAGTAATATTGTTATATCAGAATTAGTTGCCGGATTTAATGAAACGTATGCTTATGAAAGTGCAATTGAAACAGCATTTTCATCATCATCAGAAAACATAGCCATACATGTAGAATTTTCAGGTTCATCAGTTAATACTGCCTGGATGAATTATATTGAATTATTAGGCAGAGGTAAATTAATGTATGATAATGCACAATTATATTTTAGAGATCAATCTACTATTGCGCCGGGAAATATTACTAAATATTCTATAACATCAGGAACTGATGTTACTATTTGGGATGTGACTGATCAGATAAATGTAAAAAATCAAATTTTTTCCAGTGAAGGAAGTAATGTAATTTTTACTGCAAAATCAGATTCGTTACGTCAGTTTATTGCATTTAAATCGGGAGATGTTTTTTCGGGTAATGATATTACTTTCGAAGAAACAGTTGCCAATCAGAATTTACATAATATCGCTTACCAACCGGATTATGTAATTGTTGCACATCCTACATTTTTAAGTGAGGCGAGAAGATTAGCGGGATTCCATCACGATACGCAGGGTTTAGATACCATGGTAGTAAATATTTATACTATTTACAATGAATTTTCATCTGGTGCACAGGATATATCTGCAATACGCGATATGATGCGCATGTTTTATGAACGTGCAGGTGGAGATACTGAATTAATGCCACGCTATTTATTATTGTTTGGCGATGCATCTTTTGATTTTCGCTACCTCGCTTTTGACGATGAAAAGAATACATTAAAAGTTCCGAATTACGAAAGTGGTGAATCGCTGTCACGCGGGGTTTCATATGGCACAGATGATTTTTTTGGTTTTCTGGACCCAACCGAAGGAGATAATATTGAAGACACAGCCGAAAAACTGGATATTGGTATTGGCAGATTGCCTGTTGTAACTGCTGAAGAAGCAACACAAATGGTAGATAAAATTTTACATTATAAATCAACAGAAAGTTTAGGCAGTTGGAGAAATGGATTATGTTTTTTAGCGGATGATGAAGATTATAATCAACACGTAAAAGATGCCGATTTATTGGCTAAAATGATTGATGAAGATTACCCGGTTTACAATATTGATAAAATTTATTTTGACTCTTATCAGCAAATTCCGGGTGCAGGTGGTGAAAGATACCCTGAGGTAGAAACAAATATTAATAATAAAATATATTCCGGTGCATTTATCATGAATTATTTAGGTCATGGAAATGAACAAAACTGGGCACAGGAAAGAGTACTTTCGGTTGATGATATTAATACCTGGGATAATTATGATAAACTGCCTTTATTTATAACTGCAACATGTTCATTTTCACGTTACGATAATCCTGATTTAAGATCAGCAGGCGAACTGGTGCTTATGAACCCTACAGGAGGCGGAATTGCTTTGGTAACAACCGTTAGGCTGGTTTATGCTTCAGGAAATTATGATTTAAATCGCAATTTACTGACACAGTTATTTATTAAAATTGACGGGCAGTATCCGGCATTGGGCGATGCAGTAAAAAAAGGGAAAAATGCAGTAACAACCGGTGCAACAAATAATCGAAAATTTATTTTATTAGGTGATCCTGCTTTGGTATTAAATTATCCGAAATTTAATGTAACCACTAAAACAGTAAATGGATTTGATGTAGCAATTTATACCGATACATTAAAGGCATTAGATAAAGTTGTAATTACCGGTGAAGTAACCGATGAAGGCGGAATTAAATTATCATCATTTAATGGAACCGTTTATCCTGCTGTTTATGATAAACCAATCACGATAAATAATCTTGTAAACGACCCAACATTTAGTGGTGTTGGCGGATACGGGCCTAGTCAGCCATTTAGTTTTGAATTACAAAAAAACGCCTTATATAAAGGTAAAGCCAGTGTAACGAATGGTGAATTTCAGTTTACGTTTATTGTGCCAAAAGATATTTCCTATAGTTACGGTGCAGGAAAACTGAGTTATTATGCCGATAATGGGTTGGATGATGCGAATGGATATAATTCGAATGTAATTATTGGTGGAACTGCAGACAATGCGCCAACCGATGTTGCAGGTCCTTTGGTTGATGTTTATATGAACGATGAAACTTTTGTTTTTGGTGGACTTACAGATGAAAATCCTGTTTTACTGATAAAACTGATTGATTCATCAGGAATAAATGCTTTGGGAAATGCGGTTGGCCATGATATTACGGCGACTTTAGATGATGACCAGCAAACAACCTTAAAACTGAATGAATATTATGAGTCTGATCTTGATAAATATCAAAGCGGTTCGGTAGCCTATCCTTTGGCAGATGTGGCTGAGGGCAGACATACGGTTACAGTGAAAGCATGGGATGTTTATAACAACTCAGGGGATGGCTATACCGAGTTTGTGGTAGCTGCAACGGCGGATTTGGCGTTAAGTCATGTGTTAAATTATCCGAACCCATTCACTACCAGCACCAGTTTCTGGTTTGAACATAACCGGCCGGGCGATGTTTTAGATGTTAAAGTAGAGATTTTTACCGTAAGCGGGAAACGCATCAAAACCATACAACAGCAGGTTTCTACCGAAGGATACCGTGTTGATAATATTGAATGGGACGGCTTGGATGATTATGGTGATAATATCGGAAAAGGGGTATATATTTACAAGATTACTGTCCGTTCAACCAGCGATAATTCAAAGGCAAATGAATTTCAAAAACTGGTTATACTAAAGTGA
- the porV gene encoding type IX secretion system outer membrane channel protein PorV, which translates to MYPSKLFPVFILVIIFSANTNAQIIPTTSPDDYINTIQTAVPFLLVPTDARSAALGNSGLATSPDAGSIFLNAAKLAFIPEKNPFGLSISYLPWLSELVEGFYIADISTFIKLDDEQALSLGTRYFSLGTLTFTSATGNVISEFRPNELTVDAAYARKLSPNFSAGLTLKYIYSNLTTLPGFTANDNQPVQDIAGDISLFYTNSISEKSELNAGLVIKNIGGKMWYTNIITKDYLPTNLGIGLGYSYNIAQNHQISISGEVNKLLVPTPDTADIDPANGIFDFREYSAMQGMLTSFSDAPQGFSEEIDEINYRAGLEYLMYEIFAARVGYFYEAPSKGGRQYFTLGAGIQYSSFALDLGYQSPIGNQNSVLNKTFSMTLQILIDKS; encoded by the coding sequence ATGTACCCATCTAAACTATTTCCAGTATTCATTCTGGTTATTATTTTCTCAGCCAATACCAATGCACAAATAATACCGACAACCTCACCCGACGATTATATTAACACTATTCAAACGGCTGTACCATTTTTACTTGTGCCAACGGATGCAAGAAGTGCAGCCTTGGGAAATTCCGGTTTAGCCACCTCACCTGACGCAGGGTCTATATTTCTAAATGCCGCAAAACTGGCCTTTATTCCGGAAAAAAATCCGTTTGGGTTATCTATATCTTATTTACCCTGGTTAAGCGAGTTGGTTGAGGGTTTCTATATTGCTGATATCAGTACATTTATTAAACTTGATGATGAACAGGCTTTAAGTTTAGGCACTCGTTATTTTAGTTTGGGAACACTCACCTTTACCTCTGCCACAGGAAATGTAATATCAGAATTCCGACCAAATGAGCTGACTGTAGACGCTGCATATGCCCGCAAATTATCGCCTAATTTTTCTGCAGGTTTAACGTTAAAATATATTTATTCCAATTTAACAACATTACCCGGTTTTACCGCAAACGACAACCAACCTGTTCAGGATATCGCCGGTGATATTTCCTTATTTTATACAAATTCAATCTCTGAAAAGTCTGAATTAAATGCAGGCTTAGTAATAAAAAATATTGGTGGTAAAATGTGGTATACCAATATTATTACAAAAGATTATTTGCCGACAAATTTGGGAATTGGTTTGGGATACTCCTATAACATTGCACAAAATCATCAAATCAGTATTTCCGGTGAGGTAAATAAATTGTTAGTGCCAACACCTGATACCGCTGACATTGATCCCGCAAATGGCATTTTCGATTTCAGAGAATATAGTGCTATGCAAGGCATGTTAACGTCATTTTCAGATGCGCCACAGGGTTTTTCAGAAGAAATTGATGAAATTAATTACCGTGCAGGCCTGGAGTATTTGATGTACGAAATTTTTGCCGCTCGTGTCGGATATTTTTATGAAGCCCCTTCAAAGGGTGGCCGGCAATATTTTACTTTAGGCGCCGGAATCCAATATTCATCCTTTGCGCTGGATCTGGGCTACCAGTCACCTATTGGCAATCAAAATTCCGTTTTGAATAAAACTTTTAGCATGACACTTCAAATTTTGATTGATAAAAGTTAA
- a CDS encoding SUMF1/EgtB/PvdO family nonheme iron enzyme: MKRNLQPVMLLVLTVLVVSLSTSCKKRSSVTNFKYNDTKWGGFEAHKFDGQATGPNLVLVQGGTVTQGVTEQDVTFEYNNIPRRVTVSSFYMDETEISNLHYREYVYWVTKQFPDFPEVIKNSLPDTLVWREELAFNEPYVQYYFRHPSYQNYPVVGVSWLQATEFCKWRGDRVNEMILAENKYITPNTMGTGEDNFTSETYLSQQYTTNIKKGKKDYSPYAADPKMGRYVRMEDGVLLPDYRLPTEAEWEFAALGLVGNRVTGNEMITDRRIYPWDGTSLREPSAKEKWAQGKMLANYKRGRGDYAGVAGKLNDNSIITAPVYSFMPNDYGIYNMAGNVNEWVADVYRPNTYFDEEDLNPFRGNEYMTRELDEDNYPLLDSLGRIRYRPVKDEEAVNRRNYKKGYVVDYLDGDSTSYVTYDYGKTTLISDNARVYKGGSWADEAFWCSPGSRRYLEEDKSTATIGFRCCMIRLGGDVDNETKGGNNFKKTKKQQKVNKTNRNMNKF; this comes from the coding sequence ATGAAAAGAAATCTGCAGCCTGTAATGCTTTTAGTGCTTACAGTATTAGTTGTTTCACTTTCAACTTCCTGTAAAAAACGGTCGTCGGTTACCAATTTCAAGTATAACGACACCAAATGGGGAGGTTTTGAAGCCCACAAATTCGATGGTCAGGCCACCGGGCCTAACTTAGTTTTGGTTCAGGGCGGTACCGTTACGCAGGGTGTTACCGAGCAGGACGTTACCTTTGAATACAACAACATTCCTCGTCGTGTTACTGTTTCTTCCTTCTATATGGATGAAACTGAAATCTCAAACTTACACTACCGCGAGTATGTGTATTGGGTAACTAAACAGTTTCCTGATTTCCCTGAGGTAATCAAAAACTCTTTACCGGATACACTGGTATGGCGCGAAGAACTTGCGTTCAACGAACCATATGTGCAGTATTATTTCCGCCACCCATCTTACCAAAACTACCCTGTTGTAGGTGTTTCCTGGTTACAGGCTACTGAGTTTTGTAAATGGAGAGGTGACCGTGTGAACGAGATGATTCTTGCCGAAAACAAGTACATCACGCCAAACACAATGGGAACCGGTGAAGATAATTTCACTTCTGAAACTTACTTATCACAACAGTATACTACCAATATCAAAAAAGGTAAAAAAGATTACAGCCCTTACGCTGCTGACCCTAAAATGGGACGTTATGTGCGTATGGAAGATGGTGTACTTTTACCTGACTACCGTTTACCAACTGAAGCTGAATGGGAATTTGCTGCTCTTGGTTTAGTTGGTAACCGCGTTACCGGAAACGAGATGATTACCGATCGCCGTATTTATCCATGGGATGGTACTTCATTGCGTGAACCTTCTGCAAAAGAAAAATGGGCTCAAGGTAAAATGCTTGCAAACTACAAACGCGGTCGAGGTGACTATGCGGGTGTTGCCGGTAAATTAAACGATAACTCTATTATTACAGCTCCTGTTTATTCATTCATGCCTAACGATTACGGTATATATAATATGGCCGGAAACGTTAACGAATGGGTTGCCGATGTTTATCGCCCGAATACTTATTTTGATGAAGAGGACCTAAACCCGTTCCGTGGTAATGAATATATGACCCGCGAATTGGATGAAGATAACTATCCATTATTAGATTCATTAGGTCGTATTCGTTATCGCCCTGTGAAAGACGAAGAAGCTGTTAACCGTCGTAACTATAAAAAAGGTTATGTAGTTGATTACCTCGATGGTGACTCAACATCATATGTAACTTACGATTATGGTAAAACAACTTTAATCAGCGATAATGCACGTGTATACAAAGGTGGCTCATGGGCTGATGAAGCATTCTGGTGTTCACCCGGCTCACGTCGTTATCTTGAAGAAGATAAATCGACTGCTACAATCGGTTTCCGTTGTTGTATGATTCGCCTAGGTGGTGATGTTGATAATGAAACCAAAGGTGGTAACAACTTCAAGAAAACCAAAAAACAACAAAAAGTAAATAAGACCAACAGAAATATGAATAAATTCTGA
- a CDS encoding UDP-N-acetylmuramoyl-tripeptide--D-alanyl-D-alanine ligase, whose translation MQNQIEQLYQLFLQSTGVTIDNRKISGGEMFFGLQGDKVNGSIYAKAALDNGALCCVINDDQYKINEKCIVVEDVLIALQLLAAKYRSTFNFPVLALTGSNGKTTTKELIAAVLSKKYRVSATKGNLNNHIGVPLTILSVPKDCNFAVIEMGANHQKEIGGYCKYANPDFALITNIGKAHLEGFGGIEGVLKGKSELFEFVLQKNGILFINSGEKKLKALFSDYPKMITYGFEANDYASGKMIIGDEFAQLILDDNITIQSHLVGDYNNNNIMAAACIGKYFGVEVEDIKAAIEAYQPDNNRSELKEVGGNYFIMDAYNANPSSMQAAIENFSKLNATHKIAILGDMLELGDYAVAEHQAIMDLVLKSNVTKVVTVGPVFAALSNKNVLAFPDAAAAKKWYAAQAFKGATILLKGSRGMHLEEIIS comes from the coding sequence ATGCAAAATCAAATCGAACAACTTTATCAGCTTTTTCTTCAGTCAACCGGTGTAACTATCGATAACAGAAAAATTTCCGGTGGTGAAATGTTTTTTGGCTTGCAGGGAGATAAAGTAAACGGTAGTATATATGCAAAAGCTGCTTTAGATAATGGTGCCTTATGTTGTGTGATAAATGATGACCAATATAAAATAAATGAAAAGTGTATTGTAGTTGAAGATGTTTTAATTGCCTTACAATTACTGGCAGCAAAATATCGGAGCACATTTAATTTTCCGGTATTGGCTTTAACCGGCTCAAACGGTAAAACAACAACTAAAGAATTAATAGCAGCAGTATTATCAAAAAAATATCGCGTATCAGCAACCAAAGGGAATTTGAATAATCATATCGGAGTTCCCTTAACTATTTTATCTGTTCCAAAAGATTGCAATTTTGCTGTAATTGAAATGGGTGCTAATCATCAAAAAGAAATTGGAGGTTATTGCAAGTATGCTAATCCCGATTTTGCATTAATTACCAATATTGGAAAAGCACATCTAGAAGGTTTTGGGGGGATAGAAGGTGTGTTAAAAGGTAAATCAGAATTATTTGAATTCGTGCTGCAAAAAAATGGAATTTTATTTATTAATAGCGGCGAGAAAAAATTAAAGGCATTATTTTCAGATTACCCAAAAATGATAACTTACGGGTTTGAAGCTAATGATTATGCCAGTGGCAAGATGATAATAGGAGATGAATTTGCACAATTAATTTTAGATGATAACATTACTATTCAGTCGCATTTAGTTGGCGATTATAACAATAATAATATTATGGCAGCTGCTTGTATTGGGAAATACTTTGGCGTAGAAGTGGAGGACATTAAAGCAGCCATTGAAGCTTATCAACCCGATAACAACCGCAGCGAGTTAAAAGAAGTAGGTGGCAATTATTTTATTATGGATGCTTATAATGCGAATCCATCGAGCATGCAGGCTGCCATTGAAAATTTTTCAAAATTAAACGCGACGCATAAAATTGCCATATTAGGTGATATGCTGGAACTGGGCGATTATGCTGTTGCAGAACACCAGGCTATTATGGATTTGGTATTAAAAAGTAATGTCACTAAGGTAGTTACGGTAGGTCCTGTATTTGCAGCTTTATCAAATAAAAATGTTTTGGCATTTCCGGATGCAGCAGCAGCAAAAAAATGGTATGCTGCACAAGCATTTAAAGGAGCAACTATTTTATTAAAAGGCTCGCGCGGTATGCATCTCGAAGAAATAATCAGTTGA
- the porV gene encoding type IX secretion system outer membrane channel protein PorV, translating to MRNFMKLTWMVVAVVAVSTSSKAQLSIGNTGDEYLNTVTTAVPFLRIAPDARSGGMADVGIAISPDANSIFWNASKIVFMDDAHPTGISLTYTPWLKNLVNDIYLAYLNGYWKVNELQAVSASLRYFSLGTITFTDASGNILQDFRPNEFAFDFAYSRKLADHLSAGLDLKYIYSNLATGQVVNGVEIKPARGVAADLSMFYTNTFDTGDKDSEIGIGLNISNVGNKVTYTSSIEKDFIPTNLGIGAAYGIHFDDYNKLTFALDFNKLLVPTPDSADSNPQNGILDFKEQGVVSGMLSSFGDAPNGISEELHEIIYSAGVEYWYDEKFAVRSGYFYEHATKGGRQFFTVGLGLRYNVFGLDFSYLVPTSNNQNPLDNTLRFTLQFNLDALGTEGGAKTDDGSDG from the coding sequence ATGCGGAATTTTATGAAACTTACATGGATGGTTGTTGCGGTAGTAGCAGTTTCAACCTCATCAAAAGCACAGCTTTCCATTGGAAACACAGGTGATGAATACCTCAACACCGTTACTACAGCAGTTCCTTTCCTGCGCATTGCACCTGACGCGCGTTCAGGCGGTATGGCAGATGTTGGAATTGCAATATCTCCCGATGCAAACTCCATATTTTGGAATGCCTCGAAAATTGTTTTTATGGATGATGCCCATCCAACGGGTATTTCCCTTACTTACACCCCATGGCTTAAAAACCTTGTAAATGACATCTACCTTGCCTATTTAAATGGATACTGGAAAGTAAACGAATTACAGGCTGTAAGTGCTTCATTACGTTATTTTTCATTAGGAACAATCACTTTTACGGATGCATCAGGTAATATTTTACAGGATTTCCGTCCTAACGAATTTGCTTTCGACTTTGCTTACTCACGTAAACTTGCCGATCACCTTTCAGCAGGTCTCGATTTAAAATATATTTATTCCAATCTGGCAACAGGTCAGGTAGTGAATGGTGTGGAAATTAAACCGGCCCGTGGTGTTGCTGCCGATTTATCTATGTTTTATACCAATACATTTGATACAGGCGATAAAGATTCAGAAATTGGTATCGGTTTAAATATTTCTAACGTTGGTAATAAAGTAACCTATACTTCAAGTATTGAAAAAGATTTTATCCCAACCAACCTCGGTATTGGTGCAGCTTATGGCATCCATTTCGATGATTATAATAAATTGACTTTCGCTTTAGATTTTAATAAATTATTAGTTCCAACACCGGATAGCGCAGATTCAAATCCGCAAAATGGTATCCTTGACTTTAAAGAACAGGGTGTTGTAAGTGGTATGTTAAGTTCATTCGGTGATGCGCCAAATGGTATCAGCGAAGAATTACATGAAATTATTTATTCTGCGGGTGTAGAATATTGGTATGACGAAAAATTTGCTGTGCGTTCAGGTTATTTTTATGAACACGCAACAAAAGGTGGTCGCCAGTTTTTCACTGTTGGTTTAGGTTTACGATATAATGTGTTTGGATTAGATTTCTCTTATCTTGTTCCAACTAGCAATAATCAAAATCCATTAGACAATACATTACGTTTCACACTACAATTCAATCTTGATGCATTAGGCACAGAAGGTGGTGCAAAAACAGATGATGGCTCTGACGGATAA